The following nucleotide sequence is from Chryseobacterium sp. CY350.
TTGACTTCGTATGCTGATCTTGAAAACTACCTCTCCCCTTTTATGGATGCATGGCAGGGCGGTGCACAGGATCAATTGCAGGGTCAGATCGCTTCTGCTAAAATTCCGTTATCACGAATGATCTCCCCGCAGCTTTACTGGGTCATGACAGGGGACGATTTTACATTGGATATCAACAATCCGAAAGAGCCCAAAATACTGTGCGTCGGAAACAATCCGGACAGGCAAAATATTTATTCAGCTGCATTGGGTCTTTATAACTCAAGAATTGTAAAGCTGATAAATAAGAAAGGACAACTGAAAAGTTCCGTAATCATTGATGAATTGCCCACCATATATTTCAGGGGATTGGATAATTTGATTGCCACAGCGAGGAGTAATAAAGTGGCAGTTTGTCTAGGATTTCAGGATTTTTCACAGCTGACCAGAGATTATGGGGATAAGGAAAGTAAGGTAATTCAAAATACGGTGGGTAATATTTTCAGCGGTCAGGTTGTTGGTGAAACGGCTAAAAATTTATCTGAACGTTTTGGTAAAGTTTTACAGAAAAGGCACAGTATTTCCATTAACAGAAATGATACCTCTACCTCAATCTCTACCCAATTAGACACCCTGATTCCTGCTTCAAAAATATCAACATTAACGCAGGGAGTTTTTGTCGGAGCAGTTTCCGATAATTTTGATGAAAGAATTGAACAAAAAATGTTTCATGCTGAAATTGTAGTGGATAATGAGGTGGTTGCCAGAGAAACAAACAACTACAAGAAAATACCGGAGATTTTAAGTTTCGTTGATGAGGATGGAAATGATCAGATGAAAAAGGTAATTGATGAAAATTACCTCAAGATCAAAACGGATATTTCAACCGTTATCAATAATGAATTGGAAAGAATAAAAATTGATCCGGATTTACAGCATTTGATTCAATGAAGATTTCTTAAAGACAGGATCTGATGAATTTTCAGTCAAACTTGAAGCCTCAAATATATTTTGAGATCAAAACAATTTTTGAGGCTTTACTTTATTACACTACATCTCAAACGTGCTACTCCCCTTCAGTATTACGAAAATGTTGATTGAGATTATCATTGACCATCTGGAGAAATTTCGTGGCTCCAGTTTTCCGATTTCTAATTTCAAAAATGGTTTTATGATAATTACCCAAGTTGATGTCCAATGATTTTTCCACAAACTTGATTACCTCGCTCAGCTCTATATTTCCACCGTTAAAACAGTTTAATTTATAAAGACCATACACTACTTCTACAAGTGCTACTTTAGATTCGGACCACACGAGTGGGGAATTTAAAGAATTGACTTTATCTTTATTTCGAATTTTTTCAATTTGCAATCTGAGAAATTCCTCCAGTTTTTGATTTGCTTTGATCTCAGAAATCTGATGATCATGTGAAGTTGTAAAGTTTTCATCATAATCATAGAGTCCTGACGGAAGATTCATTTTGAGATCATAACGCTTTCTGACAAAATATTTTTGATCTAAATAGGTGGCTTCACGTCGGTGGTAGCTGTAAAATTCTGCATAATCTTGATAGTATATGGTAAGCTTATCAATTTCTTTAGTAAAATAGCTACGTTGTGCCTCTTCTCCGGCAGCAGGTTGATAGGTAAGAATTTGAATAATTTGTGAATGAAAAATAAATTGTGAAATGAATAAAGGTTTGATTTCTTTAAAAAAATGTATTTCGTCTGCAGCCGATTCAAATTCATGAGGAATTACCAGAGCTTTTAAATTCCTGATAGATTCGTCAATCTTCCATAAACTTAATTCTGAAATTCTGACCAGATCGCTGTGCTCAAATTCAATCAGCTCCAGATCATCCGTTAAACGCGCATACAAATGTTGTGCTTTTCTAAAAATTGTTTTGTTAACCATGTCCTTTTTTTTAGAAAATTACAAACTTCCTGTGGTATTCTGCTAAAGCTCCCGTTCATTATCTTTGAGTTTCATCTTTATAAAGTCAGCAATTCCTATCCCATTGATTGATTTAAAATGGGCTGTAAAATTATTTCGCGAAGCAATTCCGCACATTTCAGACAACGCTTGTATTGTAAACTTAGGATAATTTTTATCTGAATTCAGTTTATGGGTGATATAATTAATTCTTAATTGCATTAGATAGACAGAAAAATTGACGCCTTTATGTTCATGAATAAATGCTGACAAATAAGTGGGATTCGTTTTGAAACGTGTCGCAAGTTTGACAACTGTTATTCCAGCTTCAAGAAATTGATTTTTATCTTCAAAAAATTGAATCTTCATTTTGAGCATTTCGACTAAATCATCTGGCAACTCACCTTTAGTCTTTACGGAAGATTGCTCCTTTCCGGGCAATGCTTCTTCTGGTTTCTTTATCCCATTGAGTCGATCGATGAGCTCGGCATATCTCTTTTTTAAATTTTGCTCTCGTTGCTGGTATCTCCAAATCAGGAAAAGCACAAGAATTACAGAAAAAATGATAACAAGCACTATGGTCACCTGCTGTGTATTGATCGATTTTTCCAATTTATATTTTTCTTTAATCAGTCCCGCTATTTCAACGTCTTCGTAGATCTTTTCAGCCAAGTAGGCAAAGTCTTTCCTTATACCTTGGTTTACCTCCAAGAGTTGATTGGTATAATACAACTGCTCTTTTTCATTCTTACTTTTTTTATAGTAGTCAATTAGACACATATAAGCTTCTGTTGCTTCAGGCAAAATGAATTGATGTTTATTGTAAATAGAATCCACTTTCTTTAATTCCAAGATTCCTTTTTTCTCATCATCATTCTTTAGGTAAATATTTCCAAGGTAAAAGTGGATTACAGATGCCCAAGTAAAATCATTTTTCTGATTGAGAATAGGTAAAGCCTTTTTCAAATAATACAGTGCATCATTGTATTGATTGTTCTTATAATAGATAATTCCCGCACATTTGAGAAAATAGGCGCGCTCAAGTGTGAATTCTGATTTATTTTTTGTTGCTGCTAAACCTACTGTTAATAAACTGTCAGCCTTAGCATCTTGATTAAGATTCCGTTGGCATATTATCATCTGGTGCAAACTGTTCAGGTAGCCTCTGCAATAATTATAACGCAAATTCGCATTCACCTCATCTTTTACCTTATTTTCATTGAAGTCGATGGATTTATTAAAAAGCTGCAGTGCCTTGTTATAATAACCAAGATAGCTTTTTACAACTCCCAGATGATAAATGATTTTATTTTGAAGATATTCATCATCAGTTTTTATCGCATACTGGTGTGCTTTAACGTATTCATTAGAAGCTAACTGAAATTTTCTCAAATTGAAATAGTAAATGATACCTTTCCCCAAATAAGCATCACTGATCAATTCATCTTTTTTAGACTTGAATGCAGCAGCTATTGTACTATCAGCATAAGAAAGCTTAGCATCTGTATCCTGTGAGAAATATACAGCGTCTTTGTACCCTAAACAGAGTTTTTCTAGGTTATTCTCTTTTTTCGCTTTCTCAATAAATGCACTGACATAAGGCAGGGCATTATGGTCTTCTTTTTCTAGATTTTCATATTTATTTCTTATATCAGCGTAGGACGGACTGACAGTTTTTTGTGACAGCAGCATCTTTCCGACAGTTAAAAGAAAAAAAGTTATTACTGTTTTTTTTGACATCAAGTAAATGTGATTGGTATTTTTCAAAAATAAATAAAAATATGTGAATTATCTTGAGTTTATAATGGAGATAATGGACTTTAAATGCAAAATGAAGAAATACGGTGACGTGGTGCTTGTTTTTGGAATTTTTTATCTGCACCAATATTGAAATAAGGGCATCCTAATTTTAATATCTGCTCCGTAAACCCTTTTATCAGGCACTTCTACCACATACCTTTGGCTTAAGAATTCTAAATAATCCGGCCGGGACTAACCACAAAAATTTTATTAAAATGAAAAAGTTAATCCCAATAGTAAGTTTAATAAGTGTAAGTTTTGTACTTCACAATTGCACCAATGAAGATCATGAATATTCGGTTACAGAAGAGGTTTATCATGAAGTTTCTGATCATCCCCCAATTAGTAATTCAAGTAGGATCGATTCAACCCAATCTGAAGATGATGAATTGTATCCTGACCCTCCCGTTAAAGACACCCATGATTGGAGAACAAAACCTTAATCGAAATATCATGAAAACCAATCCCCATATCTCTGTACAACGAACTTCGGGTCAATCATGTCCGACCAGCGGAACGTGGCAGTGTATGGGGAGTTTTGTAACAACAATCACTATTGCAAAAGGTTCGAAACTTCCTGATTACTGCGGAATCCAAGTTCGATGGATACTAATCAGTATAAATTAACGATAAAAAACATTCCCATGAAAAAGTTAATCAGCCATATTCCTGTCTCAGTAAGTTATTTTTTTGTCTTGCTTTTCTGTTATGCAGCTATCAGCAAAATGCTGGATTTTGAAAACTTTCAGGTACAGATCGGACAGTCGCCTTTGCTCAGCGCTTATGCAGGATTTATATCTTATGCAGTTATTATTTTAGAAATAGTAATCGTAATACTGCTTATTTTTCCAAGAAGCAATCTATTTGGATTGTACGCATCAACAGCACTCATGTCTGCATTTACAATCTACATATTCCTCATATTAAACTACAGCGAATTCGTTCCGTGCTCATGTGGAGGAATTTTAGAAAAAATGGGATGGACTGAACATTTTATTTTTAATATTCTGTGTGTAATTATGGGAGGTTTATCCGTTTTTATCACTGAAAGAGCAGGTCATATGACCAACCTTAAAACATCATTAATCTTGGGAATGTCCAATATTTTGAGTTGTATTCTTGTCATTGTATTGTTTTTTAAGTCAGAACACGTTATAAAACAGGAGAATAATTTTACAAGAAGGTTCCTGATGCATCCTATTTTAAAAATAAAAAGTATGGACTTGGATAGCCATTCATTTTATTTTGCCGGTGCTAAAAATGAGGAGTTGTACTTAGCTAACCGAAATCTCCCTCAAAATATATTAGCAGTTGATTCCCTTTTAAATAAAGTTAAAAACACCAAAATTGATCTGGAACTTAGCAAATATCCATTTAAAAAAATAGAGATTAAAGTTAAAAATAACGACTATTATATCTATGATGGAAATGTTCCCATTATATTAAAAGGCAAATTAGGTGATGCACAAAATAAAATAATAAGTTTAAACGATGCATTCTTTAGCCAGCTTGAAATTATTGACAGTACTCAAATTGCAATTCGAACTCTTTCATCTGAAACCAAGAATTTAACGCTGGGAACCATCTTCATCAATAACAGTGGTAAAAATCAGGTAAAATTACATTCTGATTTACTTGAGAAGCAATTGGACGGTATTTTTGATTCTGACGGTTATCTGTCATCTGATCCAAAAACACAGACAGTCAGCTATATTTACAGTTATAGAAACCAGTTTCTTGTAATGAACCATTCAATGCAGATTAGTCACAGATTGAGAACTATTGACACGACTAAAACCGCACAAATCAAAGTATCCCCGATGTCCAATGGAAAATTTAAAATGTCTCAACCGGCATTAAAAGTAAATGGACATGCGATTGTATACCGAGGTCTGTTATTTAATCCCGCGCAGTTAAGAGGAAAACATGAATCTTCAAACAGATGGAAGGAAAGCAAAGTTATCGACATCTATAATACCGCATCTCAGGAATATATTGGCAGCATGTACATCGACAATATTAAAAACAACAGCATGTCAGATTTTAGAGTTACCGATGAGTATTTGTACGCAATTGTTGGAAATCAGCTGGTACAATATAGAATTACCCAGCCCTTGAAAAAACATTTTAAAAACGGGGAAGCCGAAAACCGTGTTTCAGAGTAGGCAACAAATCAAATATTTTTTTATTATGAAAAAAATTCTTTTTCCTGTCATCCTGGTAGCACTGGGAACAGGGTCAGCGTTTGCCACCATGTTGGCAAAGAAGAGTACACGAGCTTTAGAGCCCGCTTACAGAATTGTAAGCTTGGGTGGAGGTCAGTTCCAATGTGAGGATGCTGATCAGGAATGCAGCAATATCGTTTCAGGTGATGCCTGTGAATGGGCATTGGATACCAATGTTGAACTGCATAGAATCGGTTCAGACACGATGTGTGGAACACCGCTTTATAAAATTCCTTAGTGCTTTGTAGTAGGTACAAAGTTAGGGACGCTATTCAGCGTCCCTTTTCATTTCTTTATCAATCCATTTCATATCCTTCATGCTTTTCAGATGATAGTCCCACCACTCTATGATTTTAGTATTAAGATCCTTGATGTCATCAGAATTTTTCTTTATTGTGTGTTCCTGATCTGAATACATCAGTACCACCACCCTTTTTTTGTTTCTTAATAATCCCATGTAAAAACTCATGGTTTGCGTTGGTGGAATATTAGTATCCTTCTTGCCTGCCCAAAGCAATACCGGTGCACTCACTTTTTCAATAAAATTGATAGGATTATTTTTATAATACAAATCCTTATCTTCTGAAAAAGGAACTCCCATTGAAAACTGTCCGGTTTCAAATCTGGAATAGTCTGCGATTTTAAACAGTTCATTAAATGAAAAGTAAGTATTCACGATATCACTAAGACCTGCACCCGAGACATAGGCTGCAAACCTCTCTGAATGGGTAGCAATAAAGTTCGTCTCATAACCTCCGAATGAGTGTCCTGTCAAACCGATACGCTTGAAGTCAATATTTACATTTCCTTGAATCGCATCTAGTCCGGAATGAATACAATCAAGCGCTGAAATTCCAGGACCCCTGCCATCTGAAACAATATCGGGTTGAAAGACCATATAACCATTCTGAAGCAGCAGGCGGATATTGAAGCCACTGGATCCCCAGACAGGATACAGATATTTGTTGGATTCATCATGCTGAATACTGTAAACCTGTACTACCATAGGATATTTTTTTGTGCTGTCGAATTTGATAGGATAATAAAGAACTCCTTTCAGATGCTTACCTCCACTGTTGGTATAAGAGATAACATCCTGTCGTAGGTTTACAGTCTCTTTATCATGACAGTTGGTATTATAAAGTATTTGCTTTTGATCTGAAGACTTACTCTTGCTGTACAACTGTGGTGACAGGTTGTAGTTTTCTTCAATCGCATAAATCAAATCCTGCTTGTCCTTAGAAAAGAACATTTTGATCCTGTTGCTGCTGTACGGCATTATCTCTTTGAGTTTACCTTTATAATAAGAATAATATCCTGAATCATTACGGTCTTCTCTCCTGATATGCAGTGCCAACGGCTGAGACATTTCAGCAGTTCGCCGAGTTATCTTAAAAGATTCCATTTGATGAACCATTTTTCCACTATATTCATAAAAGCTCACTTTGCTGTTCTCTTGCTCGAATACAGTTTTTAAAATACTTGTTTTCAGATGATAATTGATCAGGCGGTTTTCTCCTGTAAAGAGTAAGCTCCCATCTGGCATAAAGATCGGATAGCTCAGTGTTTTATTATAGTCGATAATTTTAGTCTTCTCTAGAAGATGATCATACACCATCCATTGATTCCTGTACATCAGAAATCCAATAGTGTAACGGCCATCCTTTCCTACTACCATTTCTGAAGTATTCTCAAAAATAAGTTCAGATTTGTTTTTCAAAATATCATAGCGATATATATTGAGGCTTCGAAATCCCCGGTAATCATTTTCTTCCTTAATATTATACGTCCAAAAATAACGTGGATTTTCTGTCGCTAGAAATACCTGCCGTGCTTTGAAAGGGATTGAATAAACCTCATTATTTTTAATATTCCATACGATATATTGATGCTCAACCCATCCCTGATCTTTGTTCCGCAGATACTCATCACCTCCATACCATATATCAAGTTTTCGTACTTTCTTAGGAGCTTTCTTTACAACAATATCAATCAAAAAACTTTCAGAATGACCTGCTTCGGTTACTTTCACGTTTTGGTCTTTTCCGAGGCTGATCTGATTGTTATTAAACAACTGCCCGTCTGATATCCTTAACAATGTTATCCTGATCTTTCCATTGGGATCTGTTTTTTCTTTTTCCTTTAAGACAATAAATCTGCCTGATTCTAAAAGATCCATCGCAATAATTTTTGTTGCAGTAGAATAAAGTAGTTTCATGCTGCTGCCATTCCATCTCAATATTTTATGAATCCCTCCACTTTCGGCAAGGATATAAACTTGTCCTTGCTCTGAAATAGTATAGTTCAATGTTCCTGCCTCATGGTGAAGCACTTTTCCTTTAGCATTATAAACTTTCAGGTTTTTATTAATACCCAATATTACATATTGCTTTAGGGATTCATTGACATTACATCGCTGTATGCTACTGTAAATTTCTCTTTTTTTGGTCTCCAAATCAATCATTTTTGCCCCGCCCTCTCCTGAAGCAAAAACAGTATGATTATTCAGAAAACTGATGTTGCTGTTTTTTAAAATGGTATCGGATGGACTTATTGCTGATTGACGGTCAAACACAAAAACTGAATCAGAGTTATTTGCATACATTTTGGTCAGCAAAACGAATCGCTGATCATCCGATACTTTCATCTGACCAATCATCGTTGAAAAGTGAGACATCCACTGATCCAATTCACTAATCGTCTTCTGCGCTTTATAGCAACTCACAAAAAACAGCATAATAATACAACAATATACTCTCATTAATAGCCTACATTTTGGGGATTCAAATTGGAATTGAGCTGCAGCTCCTGTTGTGGAAGAGGCCATACTTTATGGTTATCTTTCCAGTTGGGTTTGGTCTGCTGTAGTTGATTAAGCTTTCCTGCTCTTTTCAAATCAAGAAAGCGATGTCCCATTTCTGTAAAAAACTCTTTTCTGTTTTCATTAAGGATTTCTTCGAGAAGCTGCTGTTGTGTAACAGAACTGCCAAGCAATGGCTGTCCTGCCCTCTGTCTGATAGGATTAATAAACGGTATAGCCTCAGCCATTTTATTTTGCTGTGTCAGAGCCTCAGCCAAAAGCAGATAGGCTTCTTCCAGTCTGAAGACAATGGAATTCTCTGTGGAGTTGGCAGACCTTGCTTTGTATTTTTCTGCTCTGTACCAGGTACTCCCTCCTACCGTAACCGTTCCCATCCAATATTGCTTGCGAAGGTCACCATTCTGAAATGAGCTGACCAAAGATGAGGAAAGTGCCATGGAGGTCGGAGCAACATTAACAAAATAATAAATAGTTGCTTCCCTTACCGCGTCACCATTATTCTTAGGTCTGAGCTGCCAG
It contains:
- a CDS encoding RteC domain-containing protein translates to MVNKTIFRKAQHLYARLTDDLELIEFEHSDLVRISELSLWKIDESIRNLKALVIPHEFESAADEIHFFKEIKPLFISQFIFHSQIIQILTYQPAAGEEAQRSYFTKEIDKLTIYYQDYAEFYSYHRREATYLDQKYFVRKRYDLKMNLPSGLYDYDENFTTSHDHQISEIKANQKLEEFLRLQIEKIRNKDKVNSLNSPLVWSESKVALVEVVYGLYKLNCFNGGNIELSEVIKFVEKSLDINLGNYHKTIFEIRNRKTGATKFLQMVNDNLNQHFRNTEGE
- a CDS encoding helix-turn-helix domain-containing protein, translated to MSKKTVITFFLLTVGKMLLSQKTVSPSYADIRNKYENLEKEDHNALPYVSAFIEKAKKENNLEKLCLGYKDAVYFSQDTDAKLSYADSTIAAAFKSKKDELISDAYLGKGIIYYFNLRKFQLASNEYVKAHQYAIKTDDEYLQNKIIYHLGVVKSYLGYYNKALQLFNKSIDFNENKVKDEVNANLRYNYCRGYLNSLHQMIICQRNLNQDAKADSLLTVGLAATKNKSEFTLERAYFLKCAGIIYYKNNQYNDALYYLKKALPILNQKNDFTWASVIHFYLGNIYLKNDDEKKGILELKKVDSIYNKHQFILPEATEAYMCLIDYYKKSKNEKEQLYYTNQLLEVNQGIRKDFAYLAEKIYEDVEIAGLIKEKYKLEKSINTQQVTIVLVIIFSVILVLFLIWRYQQREQNLKKRYAELIDRLNGIKKPEEALPGKEQSSVKTKGELPDDLVEMLKMKIQFFEDKNQFLEAGITVVKLATRFKTNPTYLSAFIHEHKGVNFSVYLMQLRINYITHKLNSDKNYPKFTIQALSEMCGIASRNNFTAHFKSINGIGIADFIKMKLKDNEREL
- a CDS encoding MauE/DoxX family redox-associated membrane protein, coding for MKKLISHIPVSVSYFFVLLFCYAAISKMLDFENFQVQIGQSPLLSAYAGFISYAVIILEIVIVILLIFPRSNLFGLYASTALMSAFTIYIFLILNYSEFVPCSCGGILEKMGWTEHFIFNILCVIMGGLSVFITERAGHMTNLKTSLILGMSNILSCILVIVLFFKSEHVIKQENNFTRRFLMHPILKIKSMDLDSHSFYFAGAKNEELYLANRNLPQNILAVDSLLNKVKNTKIDLELSKYPFKKIEIKVKNNDYYIYDGNVPIILKGKLGDAQNKIISLNDAFFSQLEIIDSTQIAIRTLSSETKNLTLGTIFINNSGKNQVKLHSDLLEKQLDGIFDSDGYLSSDPKTQTVSYIYSYRNQFLVMNHSMQISHRLRTIDTTKTAQIKVSPMSNGKFKMSQPALKVNGHAIVYRGLLFNPAQLRGKHESSNRWKESKVIDIYNTASQEYIGSMYIDNIKNNSMSDFRVTDEYLYAIVGNQLVQYRITQPLKKHFKNGEAENRVSE
- a CDS encoding alpha/beta hydrolase family protein encodes the protein MRVYCCIIMLFFVSCYKAQKTISELDQWMSHFSTMIGQMKVSDDQRFVLLTKMYANNSDSVFVFDRQSAISPSDTILKNSNISFLNNHTVFASGEGGAKMIDLETKKREIYSSIQRCNVNESLKQYVILGINKNLKVYNAKGKVLHHEAGTLNYTISEQGQVYILAESGGIHKILRWNGSSMKLLYSTATKIIAMDLLESGRFIVLKEKEKTDPNGKIRITLLRISDGQLFNNNQISLGKDQNVKVTEAGHSESFLIDIVVKKAPKKVRKLDIWYGGDEYLRNKDQGWVEHQYIVWNIKNNEVYSIPFKARQVFLATENPRYFWTYNIKEENDYRGFRSLNIYRYDILKNKSELIFENTSEMVVGKDGRYTIGFLMYRNQWMVYDHLLEKTKIIDYNKTLSYPIFMPDGSLLFTGENRLINYHLKTSILKTVFEQENSKVSFYEYSGKMVHQMESFKITRRTAEMSQPLALHIRREDRNDSGYYSYYKGKLKEIMPYSSNRIKMFFSKDKQDLIYAIEENYNLSPQLYSKSKSSDQKQILYNTNCHDKETVNLRQDVISYTNSGGKHLKGVLYYPIKFDSTKKYPMVVQVYSIQHDESNKYLYPVWGSSGFNIRLLLQNGYMVFQPDIVSDGRGPGISALDCIHSGLDAIQGNVNIDFKRIGLTGHSFGGYETNFIATHSERFAAYVSGAGLSDIVNTYFSFNELFKIADYSRFETGQFSMGVPFSEDKDLYYKNNPINFIEKVSAPVLLWAGKKDTNIPPTQTMSFYMGLLRNKKRVVVLMYSDQEHTIKKNSDDIKDLNTKIIEWWDYHLKSMKDMKWIDKEMKRDAE